The Pirellulales bacterium genome includes a window with the following:
- a CDS encoding DnaA/Hda family protein, whose product MEHEVFAISFAADTGQHSARSASAPSSSTGPDFIVGPENWLVGSLVKQLTSASGFSHSPLVLFGPSGVGKSHLAQIIASAHGHAVYVHGADFACELAMAVNKRTTADFCNRYRTAAMLVLDDLSQLMGRPIALAELQHTLDALEACGSPVVITSSRPPQEMAELPPALCSRLSGGLLLKISPPGSAARQEILSRVAAVREITLPASAAKLLAEALQVGAGELCGHLAKLEMKLRAADPSRAGITIEPEVAKRYLAHYHTQQRPSLKQVTAAVARYYGLQPAAMGSTSRRRQLVLARAMAIYLGRTMCGASLTTLGKHFGGRDHTTALHSFRQLQRQLSCDAELSASLENLRQSLARRAS is encoded by the coding sequence GTGGAACACGAAGTTTTCGCCATTTCGTTCGCCGCAGACACGGGGCAACACTCAGCTCGGAGTGCTTCCGCGCCCAGTTCGTCAACAGGTCCTGACTTTATCGTGGGACCGGAAAACTGGTTGGTTGGATCGCTTGTAAAGCAACTGACAAGTGCATCGGGCTTTAGCCATAGTCCCCTCGTGCTGTTTGGTCCGTCTGGCGTGGGCAAATCGCACTTGGCACAAATCATTGCATCGGCGCATGGCCACGCGGTTTATGTTCACGGAGCAGATTTTGCGTGTGAGTTGGCCATGGCGGTCAATAAGCGCACGACGGCGGACTTTTGCAATCGCTACCGTACCGCTGCCATGCTCGTGCTGGACGATTTGTCGCAACTGATGGGTCGACCAATCGCTCTGGCGGAGTTGCAACATACGCTCGATGCGTTGGAAGCTTGCGGCTCTCCCGTGGTCATTACCTCCAGCCGCCCGCCGCAAGAAATGGCCGAGTTGCCGCCGGCTTTGTGCAGTCGATTAAGCGGCGGCTTGCTGCTCAAAATTTCGCCGCCTGGGTCTGCCGCGCGACAAGAGATTTTAAGCCGCGTGGCAGCCGTGCGAGAAATTACTCTGCCGGCCAGCGCCGCCAAATTATTAGCGGAAGCATTACAAGTTGGCGCCGGAGAATTGTGCGGACATCTGGCCAAACTGGAGATGAAGCTGCGCGCTGCCGATCCCTCGCGTGCCGGCATCACAATCGAGCCCGAGGTTGCCAAGCGTTATCTAGCGCACTACCACACCCAGCAACGTCCCAGTTTGAAACAAGTAACCGCCGCGGTGGCCCGGTATTATGGCTTGCAACCGGCAGCCATGGGCAGCACATCACGACGTCGGCAATTGGTATTAGCCCGGGCGATGGCAATTTATCTTGGCCGCACCATGTGCGGCGCTAGCCTCACTACCTTGGGCAAGCATTTTGGCGGCCGCGATCACACCACCGCACTACACAGCTTTCGTCAATTGCAACGCCAATTGAGCTGCGATGCTGAGTTGAGCGCTTCCCTTGAGAACTTGCGACAATCGCTTGCGAGGCGTGCATCCTAA
- a CDS encoding cysteine desulfurase family protein, with protein MQAIYLDHNSTAPLLPEVAAAMAQADAAGYANPASQHSAGRHAHQLLEDAREEIARLLGANLTGAAADRLIFTSGGTEANNLALFGLAGAAASNGTSSTLAAQENRAPGRIIISSIEHPSVTASADFLAKCGWQVDRLAVTSEGVVELKHLDELLSTSSPFGPPRLVSVMLANNETGVLQPIAEIAARCQAAGVPVHTDAVQAVGKVPVNFRALGVAAMTVAGHKFGGPRGMGALLVKQAAVLRPILHGATQQFGLRPGTESVSLALGFLAALRSWANDRDQRPRRLAALRDRLEAGIRTIYPAAIVNGKNASRLSHTSNVAFVGHNRQALFMALDMAGICCSTGSACASGSSEPSPTLLAMHLPREVVQASLRFSLGVNTTAEEIDDALRRLAGVLNQHC; from the coding sequence ATGCAAGCGATCTATCTCGATCACAATTCAACCGCGCCGCTGTTGCCGGAAGTGGCGGCTGCGATGGCCCAAGCCGATGCGGCCGGCTACGCCAATCCCGCCAGTCAGCACTCCGCCGGGCGGCACGCACATCAGCTACTGGAAGATGCGCGAGAAGAAATTGCCCGGCTATTGGGAGCCAATTTAACCGGGGCCGCGGCCGATCGATTGATTTTCACCAGCGGCGGCACGGAAGCCAACAATTTAGCCCTGTTCGGTTTGGCCGGCGCTGCAGCGTCGAACGGCACATCGTCCACCCTTGCCGCACAGGAAAACCGTGCCCCGGGCCGCATCATCATTTCCAGCATCGAGCATCCCAGCGTTACGGCCTCCGCCGATTTTCTTGCGAAGTGCGGCTGGCAAGTCGACCGGTTGGCCGTGACCAGCGAGGGAGTCGTGGAGTTGAAGCACCTCGACGAATTGCTTTCCACGTCCTCTCCCTTCGGGCCGCCTCGGTTGGTAAGCGTCATGCTGGCGAACAACGAAACCGGCGTGCTCCAGCCGATTGCGGAAATTGCTGCCCGCTGTCAGGCCGCTGGCGTGCCGGTGCATACCGATGCGGTGCAAGCGGTCGGCAAAGTGCCGGTGAATTTTCGCGCACTGGGAGTCGCAGCCATGACGGTGGCTGGTCACAAATTTGGCGGGCCGCGCGGCATGGGAGCACTGCTCGTCAAGCAGGCGGCCGTACTCCGGCCGATTTTGCACGGAGCCACGCAACAATTTGGCCTGCGCCCCGGCACCGAATCGGTCAGCTTGGCGCTTGGCTTTCTTGCTGCCTTGAGGTCCTGGGCGAACGATCGTGACCAGCGCCCACGACGTCTGGCTGCTTTGCGTGATCGGTTGGAAGCTGGCATACGAACGATTTACCCCGCTGCGATCGTTAACGGGAAAAATGCTTCTCGGCTGTCGCACACCTCCAACGTTGCGTTTGTGGGCCACAATCGGCAGGCGCTGTTCATGGCATTGGATATGGCGGGAATTTGCTGTTCCACCGGCTCGGCCTGCGCCAGCGGTTCAAGCGAGCCGTCTCCCACGCTGCTGGCCATGCACTTGCCCCGCGAAGTGGTTCAGGCCAGCCTTCGCTTTAGCCTCGGCGTGAACACCACCGCTGAAGAAATTGACGATGCGTTACGACGTCTGGCGGGCGTATTGAACCAGCATTGTTGA
- the scpB gene encoding SMC-Scp complex subunit ScpB, which produces MFRRSFTKIGLPGSAAQRQSAVQCQSAAQRPLGCFSGKQRPIYGFVRLWQFRNLNENAGLSPSERGPLGREPRLSRVEAVLFLARETLSSRKIAQLANLANGNEARKLIRRLRQLYDAGSSAFQVEEVGGGYQLFSRPTLSPWLRRLLQTSMETRLSAPAMETLAVVAYRQPVLRVEIEAVRGVHCDEILRQLLERDLIRIVGRSEDLGRPLLYGTTKRFLELFGLRHLDELPKAAEFKAAGQKHSEVDQSADQTTDSNTGAGRNENTSSTDPTLEEKSVTTSIRPATIPAELTEEPLEALSLAARLPAGNRSLSAAKNGDEEEDEVDDEEDEEDDDWEDDEDEDEEDDDFVDEEWEEVDDDDEDDDEEDDEDDDEEWEDDDEEDEEWEDDDEEDEEDEKWEDDKK; this is translated from the coding sequence ATGTTCCGGCGATCTTTCACAAAAATCGGTCTTCCTGGGTCGGCTGCACAGCGCCAATCTGCTGTTCAGTGCCAATCTGCTGCACAGCGCCCATTAGGGTGTTTTTCCGGCAAACAACGCCCGATTTATGGGTTTGTCCGCCTGTGGCAATTCAGAAATCTCAACGAAAATGCCGGTTTATCCCCCTCGGAACGCGGGCCACTGGGTCGCGAACCCCGGTTGAGTCGGGTTGAGGCGGTACTTTTTTTGGCCCGGGAGACCCTAAGTAGCCGAAAAATAGCTCAATTAGCCAACTTGGCGAACGGCAACGAAGCACGTAAATTAATCCGCCGGCTAAGGCAGTTGTACGATGCCGGGTCGAGCGCGTTTCAGGTCGAGGAAGTCGGCGGTGGATACCAATTGTTCAGCCGACCGACGCTTAGTCCGTGGTTACGGCGGTTATTGCAAACCTCGATGGAAACGCGACTTTCGGCTCCGGCAATGGAAACGTTGGCGGTGGTGGCCTATCGACAGCCGGTGTTACGAGTGGAAATTGAAGCCGTCCGCGGGGTGCATTGCGACGAAATTTTGCGGCAGCTTTTGGAGCGAGATTTGATTCGCATTGTGGGTCGATCAGAGGACTTGGGCCGCCCCTTGTTATATGGTACGACAAAGCGTTTCTTAGAGCTGTTTGGCCTGCGACATTTGGACGAACTTCCTAAAGCAGCAGAGTTCAAAGCCGCCGGCCAGAAGCATTCGGAGGTTGACCAGTCCGCAGACCAAACGACAGACAGTAACACCGGCGCCGGCCGGAACGAAAATACATCATCTACCGATCCAACCTTGGAGGAAAAATCTGTGACGACGAGTATTCGCCCTGCGACGATCCCCGCCGAATTAACCGAGGAACCGCTCGAGGCACTTTCTTTGGCTGCGCGCCTGCCGGCGGGCAATCGTTCTCTTTCAGCCGCCAAAAATGGCGACGAAGAGGAAGATGAAGTGGACGATGAGGAGGACGAGGAAGACGATGATTGGGAGGACGATGAAGACGAAGATGAAGAGGATGACGACTTCGTCGATGAAGAATGGGAAGAAGTAGATGACGATGATGAAGACGACGACGAAGAAGACGATGAAGATGACGATGAAGAATGGGAAGACGACGACGAGGAAGATGAAGAATGGGAAGACGACGACGAGGAAGATGAAGAAGATGAAAAGTGGGAAGACGACAAAAAATAA
- the hemA gene encoding glutamyl-tRNA reductase, which produces MKLQMVGCSHHNASLVVRERLAFNSDQVAVALQQWRNSYPAAEAVLLSTCNRVELYTAADDPASAPSDEQIKRFLAEFHGLPPQQVSDDLFEQSGEGAVQHLFTVAASLDSMVLGESQILAQVKQAYQLAAQQESVGPITHDVFQRALRVAKRVATETSINDKRLSIASVAVGGFARNMFEGFEDKHVLVIGAGETAEEVLIYLRDGHAKHITVINRHASAAAKLAEKYAGQAAPWEQLSAELVSADLIVSATGATQPIVTLEQFRGIESQRFQRPLLILDLAVPRDFEPAIGDCLGVYLYSLDDLQEVCRQNRAARDQELPRALRIVEEETALFMQELYHRATGPIIRQLRQGWHEVRDEELRRLFHKLPELDERSRQEISQTFERYVNKLLHPPLESLRDESRAGSPHGLLDALKRLFRLEE; this is translated from the coding sequence ATGAAACTCCAAATGGTTGGATGCAGTCATCACAACGCTTCGCTGGTCGTGCGCGAACGCTTGGCGTTCAACTCGGATCAAGTGGCTGTGGCGCTTCAGCAGTGGCGAAATTCCTATCCCGCCGCCGAAGCAGTGCTGCTTTCCACCTGCAATCGGGTCGAGCTGTACACCGCCGCCGACGATCCGGCCAGTGCCCCTTCCGACGAGCAAATCAAGCGATTCCTGGCGGAATTTCACGGCCTGCCGCCGCAGCAGGTATCCGACGACTTGTTCGAGCAATCGGGCGAAGGGGCCGTGCAACATTTATTCACTGTCGCCGCCAGCCTGGACAGCATGGTATTGGGCGAATCGCAAATTCTGGCGCAGGTGAAACAGGCCTACCAACTGGCAGCGCAGCAGGAAAGCGTGGGCCCCATCACACACGATGTTTTCCAACGGGCTTTGCGCGTGGCCAAGCGCGTGGCCACGGAAACTTCCATCAACGATAAGCGATTAAGCATTGCCAGCGTGGCGGTCGGCGGTTTTGCGCGCAATATGTTTGAAGGTTTTGAAGACAAGCATGTACTGGTGATTGGCGCCGGCGAAACGGCGGAAGAAGTGTTGATTTATTTGCGCGACGGACACGCTAAGCACATTACCGTGATCAATCGTCACGCCTCGGCTGCCGCCAAATTAGCGGAGAAATACGCCGGTCAGGCGGCGCCTTGGGAACAACTATCCGCGGAGCTGGTGTCCGCCGATTTAATCGTCAGTGCCACCGGAGCCACGCAGCCCATTGTCACGCTGGAGCAATTTCGAGGAATTGAATCACAACGGTTTCAGCGGCCGCTGTTGATTTTAGATTTAGCCGTGCCGCGCGATTTTGAGCCCGCCATCGGCGATTGCCTGGGCGTGTACTTGTATTCGCTGGACGATCTCCAAGAAGTATGCCGGCAAAATCGCGCCGCCCGCGATCAAGAATTGCCACGGGCGCTGCGGATTGTGGAAGAGGAAACCGCATTATTCATGCAGGAACTGTATCACCGCGCCACGGGACCCATTATCCGGCAGCTTCGCCAGGGCTGGCACGAGGTGCGCGATGAAGAATTGCGGCGTTTATTCCACAAGCTGCCGGAACTCGATGAACGCTCACGCCAGGAAATCAGCCAGACCTTCGAGCGCTACGTGAACAAGCTGCTGCATCCGCCGTTGGAATCGCTGCGCGATGAATCGCGCGCCGGCAGTCCCCACGGCCTGTTGGATGCGCTGAAAAGATTATTCCGCCTCGAGGAATAA